One genomic segment of Sminthopsis crassicaudata isolate SCR6 chromosome 4, ASM4859323v1, whole genome shotgun sequence includes these proteins:
- the LOC141566217 gene encoding F-box only protein 21-like, protein MPTINAVMIIQLCVLMAAFPAQYLLAQWYRTDSTQGLQVIERLISYWNNFRWSYLSLKAWTRYLKNQMLKMRNWYNEDEEFSHAYFAEPTRIRSPRPEFVQFNVGMVIMHKQLGFSGVIIGWDVEARGPEEWLKQKYPTEKQHLRKSPHYRILVNKYNRIGLSTAYIPEENLKVITGYEVFHPDLKVYFSAYDGARYIMQPWLKQIYPDD, encoded by the exons ATGCCTACTATTAATGCTGTTATGATTATACAACTCTGTGTTCTTATGGCTGCATTCCCAGCTCAATATTTACTTGCTCAGTGGTATAGAACTGATTCTACTCAGGGCCTTCAAGTAATCGAAAG gTTAATTAGCTACTGGAACAATTTTAGATGGTCATACCTGAGTCTGAAAGCATGGACCAGATATTTAAAGAATCAGATGCTAAAAATGAG gAACTGGTACAATGAAGATGAAGAATTTAGCCATGCTTACTTTGCAG AACCAACTCGAATTCGAAGTCCCAGGCCAGAATTTGTTCAGTTTAACGTGGGAATGGTGATAATGCACAAGCAACTTGGCTTTTCAGGAGTAATTATTGGTTGGGATGTAGAAGCCAGAGGTCCAGAAGAATGGCTAAAACAAAAATATCCTACTGAGAAACAG CATTTAAGAAAATCTCCTCACTATCGAATTCTAGTCAACAAGTACAACAGAATCGGTTTATCTACAGCCTACATTCCTGAGGAAAACCTTAAAGTTATTACTGGATATGAG GTATTCCATCCTGATTTGAAAGTCTACTTCAGCGCATATGATGGAGCCAGATACATTATGCAGCCATGGCTAAAACAAATTTATCCTgatgattaa